One region of Mycobacterium riyadhense genomic DNA includes:
- a CDS encoding adenylate/guanylate cyclase domain-containing protein gives MPGMSDVLHVAVYILAGISVVEAAGLVLLRVQLTRNRREADELRQRADARNWLLSGGREAVKTVWQTANLVRKEGFGAAVRSSIEDLADWAEVERPDLARVTPDGRVVILFSDIEESTALNERIGDRAWVKLIGAHDKLIQERVRRQSGHVVKSQGDGYMIAFARAEQAVRCAIDIQHALSTDGKRKRHQQIRVRIGIHMGRSVRRGDDLFGRNVALAARVAGQAAGGQILVSQPVRDAVCAVSDCPDSQDISFDEGRDVELKGFSGSYRLFSVVRAPEPDLD, from the coding sequence ATGCCCGGCATGAGCGATGTGCTGCACGTCGCGGTCTACATCCTGGCCGGCATATCCGTAGTCGAAGCCGCCGGACTAGTGCTGCTGCGAGTGCAGCTGACGCGCAACCGCCGGGAGGCCGACGAGTTGCGGCAGCGGGCAGATGCCCGCAATTGGCTGCTGTCCGGCGGACGTGAGGCCGTCAAGACGGTGTGGCAGACGGCAAACCTGGTGCGCAAAGAGGGCTTCGGCGCGGCAGTGCGCAGCTCGATTGAAGACCTCGCCGATTGGGCCGAGGTAGAACGGCCCGACCTGGCCCGGGTCACCCCGGACGGGCGGGTGGTTATCCTGTTCTCTGACATCGAGGAGTCCACCGCCCTCAACGAGCGGATCGGCGACCGGGCTTGGGTCAAGCTGATTGGCGCGCACGACAAGCTGATTCAGGAACGGGTACGCCGTCAGTCCGGGCACGTCGTGAAGAGTCAGGGTGACGGATACATGATCGCCTTCGCCCGTGCCGAGCAGGCGGTGCGGTGCGCCATCGACATCCAGCACGCACTGAGTACAGACGGAAAACGTAAGCGCCACCAACAAATCCGAGTGCGGATCGGCATCCACATGGGCCGCTCGGTACGCCGCGGCGACGATCTGTTCGGCCGCAACGTCGCGCTGGCCGCCCGGGTGGCCGGTCAGGCCGCGGGCGGCCAGATCCTGGTGAGCCAGCCGGTGCGAGACGCCGTGTGCGCCGTTTCGGACTGCCCCGACTCTCAAGACATCAGTTTCGACGAGGGCCGCGATGTCGAATTGAAGGGCTTTTCCGGCAGTTATCGGTTGTTCTCAGTCGTCCGAGCCCCCGAACCCGACCTGGACTGA
- a CDS encoding guanylate cyclase: MNTSTLTLDQALNETRTGDLWLFRGRSRPDRAIQTLTNAPVNHVGMTVAIDDLPPLIWHAELGDKLVDMWTGTNHRGVQLNDARQVVQQWTGRYQQRCWLRQLTPYANREQENELLRVIARMNGTAFPTTVRLTGRWLRGRLPNVNDWMRGIPLVDKKVREQTQRRKAAQRKMGLQTAYCAETVAITYEEMGLLVTDKDAHWFDPGKFWSGDTLPLAPGYQLGDEIGVAVG, translated from the coding sequence GTGAACACGAGCACGCTGACCCTCGACCAAGCGCTGAATGAAACCCGCACCGGCGATCTTTGGCTGTTTCGGGGCCGTTCACGACCCGACCGCGCCATCCAGACGTTGACGAACGCACCGGTCAACCATGTCGGCATGACCGTGGCCATCGACGACCTGCCACCCCTGATCTGGCATGCGGAGTTGGGCGACAAGCTCGTGGACATGTGGACCGGGACCAACCATCGCGGCGTCCAGCTCAACGATGCCCGGCAGGTCGTCCAGCAATGGACGGGGCGCTACCAGCAGCGGTGCTGGCTGCGGCAGCTGACACCGTACGCCAACCGCGAACAGGAAAACGAGCTGCTGCGGGTCATCGCGCGGATGAACGGCACCGCGTTTCCCACCACCGTTCGCCTGACCGGTCGCTGGCTACGCGGGCGGCTCCCGAACGTTAACGACTGGATGCGTGGAATCCCGTTGGTGGACAAGAAGGTTCGCGAGCAAACACAGCGACGCAAAGCAGCGCAGCGAAAGATGGGACTTCAGACGGCCTACTGCGCGGAGACGGTGGCGATCACCTACGAAGAAATGGGCTTGCTTGTCACCGACAAGGACGCCCACTGGTTTGACCCGGGCAAGTTCTGGAGCGGTGACACGCTGCCGCTGGCACCGGGCTATCAGCTCGGCGACGAGATCGGGGTCGCGGTCGGCTGA
- a CDS encoding putative quinol monooxygenase, producing MIFIVVKFETKPEWAERWPEFVAGFTAATRAEPGNLWFEWSRSLDNPAEYVLVEAFRDGEAGSVHVNSDHFKHAMQELPQALASTPKIVSQTVDATGWSQMGEMSVD from the coding sequence ATGATCTTCATTGTCGTCAAGTTCGAAACCAAACCCGAGTGGGCCGAGCGCTGGCCCGAGTTCGTCGCCGGGTTCACCGCTGCCACTCGTGCCGAACCGGGCAACCTGTGGTTCGAATGGTCGCGCAGCCTGGACAATCCGGCTGAGTACGTCCTGGTGGAAGCCTTCCGCGACGGCGAAGCGGGCAGCGTCCACGTCAACAGCGATCACTTCAAGCATGCGATGCAGGAATTGCCCCAGGCGCTAGCGTCCACGCCCAAAATCGTCAGCCAGACCGTCGACGCCACGGGATGGTCGCAGATGGGGGAGATGTCGGTCGACTGA
- a CDS encoding type II toxin-antitoxin system VapC family toxin — MILVDTSIWIGHLHATDSRLVELLRTDQAGCYQFVIEELSLGSIKQRDYVLGLLADLYRFPVLAHDEVLQLVDGRRLWGRGLSAMDVHLLGSAALVRGAHLWTRDRRLKAVCVEFGVAWA, encoded by the coding sequence GTGATCCTGGTCGACACCTCAATATGGATTGGCCACCTGCACGCCACCGATTCGCGACTCGTCGAGCTGTTACGCACTGACCAGGCTGGCTGCTACCAGTTCGTCATTGAGGAACTCTCGCTCGGCTCAATCAAGCAGCGAGACTACGTGCTCGGGCTGTTGGCCGACCTCTACCGGTTTCCGGTGCTTGCTCACGACGAGGTCCTGCAACTCGTCGATGGGCGGCGATTGTGGGGTCGGGGACTCAGTGCGATGGACGTCCACCTCCTCGGCTCGGCGGCTCTGGTGCGCGGCGCGCACCTGTGGACTCGGGACAGGCGATTGAAGGCGGTGTGCGTGGAATTCGGTGTCGCATGGGCTTAA
- a CDS encoding type II toxin-antitoxin system VapB family antitoxin: MRTTVTIDDALLAKAAELTGVKEKSTLIREGLQTLIRVESARRLAALGGTDPRASAAPRRRRSPR; encoded by the coding sequence GTGCGGACGACTGTCACGATTGACGACGCTCTGCTGGCCAAAGCTGCCGAACTGACTGGTGTGAAAGAGAAGTCGACGCTGATTCGCGAGGGTTTGCAGACGCTGATTCGGGTAGAGAGCGCCCGGCGGTTGGCGGCCCTCGGCGGGACAGATCCGCGGGCTAGCGCGGCACCGCGGCGACGGAGGTCGCCCCGGTGA
- a CDS encoding PPE family protein, with amino-acid sequence MNFSVLPPEVNSLRMFTGAGSAPMLQAALGWDGLAAELGSAADSFASMTSALANQAWQGPASQAMITAAAPYAGWLSAAAARTAGAATQAKTIANAFEAARAATIHPLAVAANRTAFVQLVVSNVFGQNAAAIAAAEGVYEQMWAQDVAAMVGYHGGASAAAAALQSWQQVLQTVPGLSDLNLGIGNIGNNNVGSGNTGDDNLGMGNRGNANSGSGNSGDANTGSGNLGTTNLGSGNTGNYNLGSGNFGDNNLGSGNTGDNNLGSGNNGDHNLGNGNTGDSNVGSGNIGDSNIGSGNLGDRNFGFGNSGPGWTPGDGNIGFGNTGNNNLGFGNTGSNNFGIGLTGDNQFGIGGLNSGSGNIGLFNSGANNIGFFNSGEGNLGIGNSGVTNTGFFNSGSLNTGFSNSGGLNTGFANSSDTNLGSFNSGDVGLNVGSFNSAGGGNVGNFNSSFGNNVGNFNSGIGFNLGSFNSGAGHGSNTGSFNSGIRNTGWANSGNTNTGVFNSGTLNTAIGGTEILDVDNSGFGNIGAGNSGFFNTGGFNSGVGNSTSGGGLNVGLFNSGTGKNSTGIGNTGDNTVGFFNSGDVSRGFFNPGMGNVGVLNMGFANSGFLNWGRITSGALNAATKRSGFFHGLIPGW; translated from the coding sequence ATGAATTTTTCGGTGTTGCCGCCCGAGGTCAATTCGTTGCGGATGTTCACCGGGGCGGGGTCGGCTCCGATGCTGCAGGCGGCCCTCGGGTGGGACGGGTTGGCCGCGGAGTTGGGTTCGGCCGCGGACTCGTTCGCCTCGATGACGTCGGCGTTGGCCAACCAGGCCTGGCAGGGCCCGGCCTCGCAGGCGATGATCACCGCGGCAGCGCCGTATGCCGGGTGGCTAAGCGCGGCGGCGGCGCGCACTGCCGGGGCGGCAACCCAGGCCAAAACGATCGCGAACGCGTTCGAGGCCGCCCGAGCGGCGACGATTCATCCGTTGGCGGTGGCGGCCAATCGCACGGCGTTTGTGCAGTTGGTGGTGTCGAATGTGTTCGGGCAAAACGCTGCGGCAATTGCGGCTGCCGAAGGCGTGTATGAGCAGATGTGGGCCCAGGATGTCGCGGCCATGGTCGGATACCACGGCGGTGCCTCGGCCGCCGCGGCGGCATTGCAGTCGTGGCAGCAGGTGCTGCAGACCGTGCCGGGCCTGTCCGATCTCAACCTCGGCATCGGCAACATCGGCAATAACAACGTGGGTTCGGGAAACACCGGCGACGACAACCTCGGCATGGGTAACCGCGGCAACGCCAACTCAGGCAGCGGAAACAGCGGCGACGCCAACACCGGTTCGGGAAACCTCGGCACTACCAACTTGGGGTCGGGAAATACCGGAAACTACAACCTCGGTAGCGGCAACTTCGGCGACAACAACCTGGGCTCCGGAAACACCGGCGACAACAACCTGGGCTCAGGTAATAACGGCGACCACAACCTCGGCAACGGAAACACAGGCGATTCCAACGTCGGGTCGGGGAACATCGGCGACAGCAACATCGGCAGCGGAAACCTCGGCGATCGAAATTTCGGATTCGGTAATTCGGGCCCCGGCTGGACGCCGGGCGACGGCAACATTGGGTTCGGCAACACCGGCAACAACAACCTGGGCTTCGGTAACACCGGCAGCAACAACTTCGGCATCGGGCTTACCGGCGACAATCAATTCGGTATCGGCGGGCTGAACTCCGGCAGTGGAAACATCGGTTTGTTCAACTCCGGCGCCAACAATATCGGCTTCTTCAACTCCGGCGAGGGAAACCTCGGCATCGGGAACTCCGGCGTCACGAATACCGGCTTTTTCAACTCGGGCAGCCTCAACACGGGTTTCTCTAACTCAGGCGGTCTGAATACGGGCTTCGCCAACTCGAGCGACACAAACCTAGGTAGTTTTAATTCGGGCGACGTGGGCTTGAACGTGGGAAGCTTCAACTCCGCCGGCGGTGGCAATGTGGGCAACTTCAACTCGTCGTTCGGTAATAATGTGGGCAACTTCAACTCGGGCATCGGATTCAACCTTGGTAGTTTCAACTCCGGCGCCGGACACGGTAGCAACACAGGCTCCTTCAACTCGGGCATTCGCAACACCGGTTGGGCGAACTCCGGCAATACCAACACGGGTGTCTTCAACTCGGGTACTCTCAACACGGCTATTGGCGGTACGGAGATACTAGACGTCGATAACTCAGGATTCGGAAACATCGGTGCCGGAAACTCAGGTTTCTTCAACACCGGCGGCTTTAACTCGGGTGTGGGAAATAGCACCAGCGGAGGTGGTCTGAACGTCGGCTTGTTCAATTCCGGCACCGGTAAGAACAGCACCGGTATCGGAAACACCGGCGACAACACCGTGGGCTTCTTTAACTCGGGCGACGTCAGTAGGGGATTCTTCAACCCTGGCATGGGAAACGTGGGAGTTCTAAACATGGGCTTCGCAAACTCGGGATTTTTAAATTGGGGCCGTATCACCTCGGGCGCCTTAAACGCGGCGACCAAGCGATCGGGTTTCTTTCACGGTTTGATCCCGGGCTGGTAG
- the ychF gene encoding redox-regulated ATPase YchF yields the protein MSLSLGIVGLPNVGKSTLFNALTRNNVVAANYPFATIEPNEGVVSLPDPRLEKLAELFGSERIVAAPVTFVDIAGLVKGASEGAGLGNKFLAHIRECDAICQVVRVFADDDVTHVSGRVDPRSDIEVVETELILADLQTLERALPRLEKEARNNKERKPVYEAAVAAQELLDGGKTLYAAGVDAAVLRELNLLTTKPFLYVFNADEAVLTDAARVAELRELVAPADAVFLDAAIESELGELDEESAAELLESIGQTERGLDALARAGFHTLRLQTFLTAGPKEARAWVIHQGDTAPKAAGVIHTDFEKGFIKAEIVSYDDLIGAGSMAAAKAAGKVRMEGKDYVMADGDVVEFRHGAASKSK from the coding sequence CGGAACAACGTGGTGGCGGCCAACTACCCATTCGCAACGATCGAGCCGAATGAGGGTGTGGTTTCGCTGCCCGATCCCCGTCTGGAAAAGCTGGCGGAGCTTTTCGGTTCCGAGCGCATCGTAGCGGCGCCGGTGACGTTTGTGGACATTGCCGGCCTGGTCAAGGGCGCGTCCGAAGGTGCCGGCCTGGGTAACAAGTTTCTGGCCCATATCCGCGAATGCGACGCGATCTGCCAGGTCGTGCGGGTGTTTGCCGACGACGACGTGACCCACGTCTCCGGGCGGGTCGATCCCCGATCCGATATCGAGGTCGTCGAGACCGAGTTGATTCTGGCCGATCTGCAAACCCTGGAGCGCGCCTTACCGCGGTTGGAGAAGGAAGCCCGCAACAACAAGGAGCGCAAACCGGTCTATGAGGCGGCAGTGGCCGCCCAAGAGTTGCTCGACGGCGGCAAGACGCTGTACGCCGCGGGCGTGGACGCCGCGGTGCTGCGGGAGCTGAACCTGCTGACGACGAAGCCGTTTCTCTATGTGTTCAATGCCGACGAGGCGGTGCTGACCGACGCCGCGCGAGTTGCCGAGCTCCGTGAGTTGGTTGCGCCCGCGGACGCGGTGTTCCTGGACGCCGCGATCGAGTCCGAGCTTGGCGAACTCGACGAGGAGTCGGCCGCGGAGCTGCTGGAGTCGATCGGGCAAACCGAGCGAGGCCTGGATGCGTTGGCGCGGGCGGGTTTTCACACTCTAAGGCTGCAGACGTTCCTGACGGCTGGCCCAAAAGAAGCGCGCGCGTGGGTAATTCATCAGGGTGACACCGCACCCAAGGCGGCCGGGGTGATCCACACCGACTTCGAAAAGGGCTTCATCAAGGCCGAAATCGTGTCCTACGACGACCTGATCGGCGCCGGGTCGATGGCCGCGGCCAAGGCGGCCGGCAAGGTTCGGATGGAAGGCAAGGACTATGTGATGGCCGACGGCGACGTGGTCGAGTTTCGACATGGCGCGGCGAGCAAGTCGAAGTAG